Within the Thermosynechococcaceae cyanobacterium Okahandja genome, the region AGACCGCTGCCCTTGAGCAGGAAACGCAGACGGCTAGCGAGAGTGAGTCTAGCCGCGAGCCTTCAGCCTAGGGGGTATGGCGGCAGTCCTACACCCCTGTGTGATTGTTGGCCTAGGGAACCCGGGGGCGGAGTACGCTAGCACCCGTCATAACATTGGCTTTCGGGTGGTAGATGCCTTTGCCGATCGCCACCGTATTACCCTGACCCCCCAGCGTCGCTTTCTGGGGGAGGTTGGGGAAGGGTTTCTGCACGGCCAAAAAATCTGGCTGCTCAAGCCCACCACCTACATGAATAGCTCAGGGCAATCCCTGAAAGCCCTGTTAAATTTTTATAAGCTGCCCCTTGAGCGGACGCTGGTTGTTTATGACGATGCGGATCTGCCCCTAGGGCGGCTGCGGCTGCGCTTAAATGGCTCCACCGGCGGCCATAACGGCATTAAGTCAATTGTGCAGCATTGCCACTCGCAGCAGTTCCCGCGCCTTAAGGTGGGCATTGCCTTTGGCGATCGCCTCACCCAAACCGGACCGCGCAACGCCGTTCCTTTCGTGCTAGGACACTTTTCAGCGGCGGAACTCATGGTATTGCC harbors:
- the pth gene encoding aminoacyl-tRNA hydrolase, giving the protein MAAVLHPCVIVGLGNPGAEYASTRHNIGFRVVDAFADRHRITLTPQRRFLGEVGEGFLHGQKIWLLKPTTYMNSSGQSLKALLNFYKLPLERTLVVYDDADLPLGRLRLRLNGSTGGHNGIKSIVQHCHSQQFPRLKVGIAFGDRLTQTGPRNAVPFVLGHFSAAELMVLPQVLDLAVAAIDHCIAAGVEAAMNHYNGKAIPLPS